Proteins from a single region of Aythya fuligula isolate bAytFul2 chromosome 3, bAytFul2.pri, whole genome shotgun sequence:
- the RPS12 gene encoding 40S ribosomal protein S12 — translation MAEEGITAGGVMDVNTALQEVLKTALIHDGLARGIREAAKALDKRQAHLCVLASNCDEPMYVKLVEALCAEHQINLIKVDDNKKLGEWVGLCKIDREGKPRKVVGCSCVVVKDYGKESQAKDVIEEYFKCKK, via the exons ATGGCCGAGGAAGg CATTACTGCTGGAGGTGTAATGGACGTTAACACCGCCCTCCAAGAAGTGCTGAAGACCGCACTTATCCATGATGGCCTAGCTCGTGGGATTCGTGAAGCAGCTAAAGCCTTGGACAA ACGCCAAGCCCATCTTTGTGTCCTGGCTTCAAATTGTGATGAACCCATGTACGTGAAGCTAGTTGAAGCACTCTGTGCAGAACACCAGATCAACCTGATAAAG GTTGATGACAACAAAAAGCTGGGCGAATGGGTAGGACTTTGCAAGATCGACAGAGAAGGAAAGCCTCGCAAAGTGGTGGGCTGCAGCTGTGTGGTGGTTAAA GACTATGGCAAGGAATCTCAGGCCAAAGATGTCATCGAAGAGTACTTCAAgtgcaagaaatga